ACAGCACTAAGCAGTGGATAGATACAAAATTTAATCCATTAAACCCCGTActaattcaaagaattcCTTATCTATCAACGGCCTCGGTATTTGACATGAGGTTTTCAACTAGTGATACGCCTGATATGCTTCGAGATACCTGGGCAAGTCAAATAGATGTCAATGAGGAATATACATATACGGACCTTGAGTTGAACGTAATCTCGCAAGCGATCGCTCTATCTGCTGATTATTTCCATAAAACGTTTCGACCTTTGGATTTATCTGGAGTATTTCATGACTTGGTTCTTTTGAGATCTTCCAACGGCATACAGAATTCACATGTAGCGATTCAAACTTTTATCATAAGCACATTTAAAAAGTTGTCTCTTgatcaaaaaataaatatattattgtctTCAAGAAAAGCTGAAGAATCGATGCTTCATTTACGTAAATTACAGAGAACGTGGGATAATCTAGTTACTTAGATCATCTAGCATATAGTAATTTCATAGATATAaaagtattaatatttatacataATAAACAGTGCTTTAtatcttgataataaaatatagaCTTACAAAatagaataaaataaaattaactAGTGtacaattattgaagtttaAAACGttttttaaagaatatcCTTAGCATTCGTTGGTTGATTATTCGAATATGATGAGAATCCCCCGGCTGAAATATTCGAATCATGTCTATGATGTTGATTAATTGGGGTAGTGGAATTATCCTTTGGGAATGAAAGTGGCTTAGTGTTTATGACatccttttcttcatctgcATAATTCTCTTGATTATCATCTAATAAAGTGTCACTGATTCTGGTGATCTTACCATTTTTAGTATTCTTTCTGTCAGTCGTACCTTTATTTTCACCCTTATTACCTTTGAATGACAAGCCCCTAGATAACTTACCTTTCAACTTCGAACCTAAAGTCAGAGGTTTATTGTCAATTTCATCGGAGTTTTCACtataatttacttcatTTGCTTCGAACTTTTCTTGCTCAAGTGATGGTGttaaatgatttttctGGTCAttggatgatgatgaaatattgttcaatttataCATTTCTGACTCCcaattatttgaatgatCTTGTGCTGCCAATCCTAATgccaataattcattagcACCTTGATTATCttgcttattattataagaTCTGTGTTTCACAGAACTCATTCTTTGGAATGATGTTCTGTCATCTTTAGCCGGAGCAAACCTTGCGTCAGGATTCTTTGAGATTAAAATAAAAGCAATGAAAGCAATAATCATAATTAATAGGCAAAATGAGAAAGCTGCATTCAAGATAAAGAATACCCAACCCATGATTGATGCCACTGGTGCGGGTTGACCAAACAAGTCTGAGaaaaacaagaacaagaacGAATTGATTGTCGTCACAACCGACATAAGATAATTGAGAATGTTTGTAGGTTTGTTCAAGTATGGTGCCTGTATAATCAAGTAAATGGTATAAACCAAgtcaaaaataaaaattgcCAAGGCTGATGCTTTACCAGAATATTGACACAAACCAATGAATATACctttcaacaaattataCCCAATTAAAACAATACCAAACCAGTATTTTTCTGCCTGGAACATAGTATAGCAGAATccatatttattcaacacTTTTGAGTCCCCATATAATACAGCTGCGGGgttattatattctttaacAGACTTCCTGCCTAACCTCACAACTTTCCAATAAGAATATCCTATAACACCAAGAACCAAGATTAACAGTAGTACGGCCAAAACAATAAGTGCCGGAGAATCATTCTGCGTGAATTCccataatgataaaataacTAATTGAGTAAATCCAATATAGAGGTATCTTAATAAGGAACCTTTCAAGATGAGGCTGAAAGACGATCTGAAATGGCTCAATCTATTTGGATTAATTTTCTTAAACCTAATTAACAAATCGAGAATTTgtttaatgaagataagaaTCACGACCAAGAGGTAGCcaaagaaaacaaagaatGTAAATCCTGTAGCCACAATTGAAGTGGGTTCAATATGCGAGTTATAACCTATTCTCTTAATACCTCTCAACACAATCAAATTGGAATTTGATTGAAGTGAAAAATCCAAAGCTCTTTTCGCGTAGTTAACTATCCCATTGTTACTGGCAATTTCATGGAGATCCCTTAAATGGTTCAAAGCTCTTTGTACCAATATTTGTGATGTTGTACCTTTAAAGTATAAAGTTGGTGAACCACCAGTACTTTGAACATACCATCTGAAAATGTCTTGCATGAATTGGATTCTAATTAATCCCATAGACCAAGCAAGGTTTTCTGCCCAAGCCGACGCAATTGGAGGAACTCTTTCAACATTTTGCATGGAgacaacaacaacagatTGAAAGTACAAGAACAAAGAAACCGAGTTCGCAGATATATGAGTGGCTGCCGTAGAATTACCAAAAGTCGACAATACGGCCGCGATCAACAATCCCAACCCCGCAACAACAGCAGTAGCCCATTTGGCACCCGTTTGTTCGATAGTCTTCCCATTGGTGAAACTAGCTTGCATACATGATAATTGCTTTCCGCCATCCTGGTCCTTCACGATAACCTTCACCACTGCATCGATATCTGGAACCGTGTACGCTATACCCGGGATCTCTTTTACATATTCCTCGCTAATGTACTCGATACTTTCAACTTGCATAGATCCAGGGTAAATAGGACAAAATTGTTTCCACCCCAATGAACACAAATTTATGTTCTGCTCGATAATTAAAAACCCGTACGCATAAACCTGGACGAAAGCATCCACTTTCGCATTGATTTCCGTTGTTAAATCAATACTATATTTCAACGACCTGTCGTCTGGATCGAACGTCACATTGAAGTACGTTGGCGAAATCTGCGAGTTATCCATACATGTCACCAACGAAGTGGCCGAAAGCGACCTTTTCCCCATAACACCCACCATCTGCCAGAACCACATCAATAGTATAAACACCTTGGAaaaaatcttcatcttAGTCTAATCTAATGTACTTTAATCTTCTAATAACGTATTGATAGTATTTTCCAGAAATCTTCACCTTCAGCTGTTAATTACCTTGctctttcaatttcctcCTTTTTTTCACTTGATCTACTTCCTCGGGAATAGTATAAACAATCAGAAATCCCTGTTTAAAGCGAACGCTCAATAAATcgattatcaaaataagGTATTCGGAACACTTATGTACTTAATACCCAGAGATCAAAAacttgaacaatttttccaatagtTAAACCCTGAAAAGACTACTTATCCGATTAAACCAACAAGGACCAAAgttttttattaaattttacCAGGTTATGAGAAATGCCACGTCCTAAATTTATCTACGGATTTTCGAAGGGGCGGTGATTACCACAATAACGCGCTCGTGTATATATAGGTCAAATGGCTAAGCATAATATTACGATAGCATGATAAATAGAAAGTTACGAACGGACAACCGTATTTAGTATTTTGTAGGGGTTATATATAGAAATGCATACACTAGGTATCTGTAGTGTTACAAATTTGGTATGGAAAGGCAAGCATGGGAGAAGAAATCAGCAGAAAAAAGGACGCCATCCCTGTCTATACAGGGGTTCATCGATAAAGAATAATGCGAGAATGATGAGAAAGCATAATGTAGTGACATGTGTTCGTACATATGAAAACACAacataattgaaaatagtacataataataacaagtAGACTAATTTATGCTAATATATATGGTGTGAGGGACGGGAGGACGGATAGAACAGTAGAAGCAAATTACAAGTGGTATTCAACCATTCTTGCTTGCTCCACTTTGACTAATAAAGCATCACCCCATACAGCCTTGATGACATCCCAGAATTCACGGGCGTAGTGGATAGTGATTCCGTACTTGTCGAACCAAAACTTCTCTGGTTCGCATCTTTTGAAgttatatttgttttcGTTGTCGAGCAATAAGTCGTTCAATTGGTTAAAATCGTTGGTGGACCTGCAGTATTCCTCGATCAAGTCCTTACGGTTTTCTCTTGGGACTATGACACGCTTAATACCGTTCAAATGAGCACCcaatattttttctttgatacCACCGATAGGCAACACCAAGCCTCGCAAGGTGATTTCGCCAGTCATAGCTACGTCCAAAGGAACGGGtttttccaaaatcaaCGACAAAAACAGTAAGGCCACGGTAATCCCTGCCGATGGACCATCTTTCTGGATTGACCCCAGTGGTACATGCAAGTGTATTTCCATATTGTTGATCTTGTCGATTAGATTTTCACTGAGATTTCTGTCActcaaattcaacaagttTTTGTAGATTATCAGCTTGATAAACGTCAACCCAATTTTTGCACTTTCCATCAAGACATCCCCTAATCTACCGGTCATATTAAGGGACGATGAGCCTGACTTGCCCTCATGATTAAATCCTATACTTTCAAATACCAATACAGATCCTGATCCATCACTATTGTAGGACAACCCGTTTACAACCCCACATTTTGCCGACTCGATTGGTGACTCGAATAATTCTGTAGATAAATTGGCAAAAGGCAACCCTAAATATTTAGGTAagtcttcaatttcaaccTTAGGTTGATATTCGCTCAACTTCTCCAAACTTTGGGAGTATTCGACTGCTTTGAATCTGCAGATTCTTCCTAAGCTTCTCTCAAAATTTCTTACCCCGGCTTCTCTAGTATAATCAAGAATAACTTTCTGCATAACTGACTTATCAACGTCTATCAAATCAGCGTTAGGGATACCatttcttttgatttgTCTTGGTAAAAGATAACGTTCACCAATAACCAACTTTTCATCATAATCGTATGCTCCTACCTCAATCATTTCTAATCTATCTAACAATGGCCGAGATAAATTGGATGCTTCATTTGCAGTACAGATAAACATAACTTGAGACAAATCAACTGGGAATCCCAAATAGTGATCTATAAACGATGTATTCTGTTCGGGATCTAATACTTCTAATAACGCAGCTGATGGGTCTccattaaatttattaactcCATTGTTACCACCAATAATCTTGTCAATTTCATCTAATAGAATGACTGGGTTCATAGATCTTGACTTCCTTAaagattgaataatgaCCCCAGGCATTGCACCAACGTATGTACGTCTATGGCCTCTAATTTCAGATTCATCCTTAATACCTCCTAAGGAAACTCTCTGGAAATTACGGCCCAATGATTTCGCGATAGATTTGGCTAATGATGTTTTACCAGTACCAGGTGGGCCCACCAACATTATAATTGGCGACTTATTATTTTTCGAAACCATAAGAGACTTATTCAACGAACTTTTCTCGATTGTTGTTAAAGATTTAGacttcttatttttatttcttgCTGTTTCATGGGCAATTGATGTCTCATCGTTATTGGCAATAACTATCGAATCATCAGATCTGGTAAAGGTTTTCTCACTCCGTTGCTTATCATTC
This is a stretch of genomic DNA from Debaryomyces hansenii CBS767 chromosome G complete sequence. It encodes these proteins:
- a CDS encoding DEHA2G01870p (similar to uniprot|P53121 Saccharomyces cerevisiae YGL139W), translated to MKIFSKVFILLMWFWQMVGVMGKRSLSATSLVTCMDNSQISPTYFNVTFDPDDRSLKYSIDLTTEINAKVDAFVQVYAYGFLIIEQNINLCSLGWKQFCPIYPGSMQVESIEYISEEYVKEIPGIAYTVPDIDAVVKVIVKDQDGGKQLSCMQASFTNGKTIEQTGAKWATAVVAGLGLLIAAVLSTFGNSTAATHISANSVSLFLYFQSVVVVSMQNVERVPPIASAWAENLAWSMGLIRIQFMQDIFRWYVQSTGGSPTLYFKGTTSQILVQRALNHLRDLHEIASNNGIVNYAKRALDFSLQSNSNLIVLRGIKRIGYNSHIEPTSIVATGFTFFVFFGYLLVVILIFIKQILDLLIRFKKINPNRLSHFRSSFSLILKGSLLRYLYIGFTQLVILSLWEFTQNDSPALIVLAVLSLILVLGVIGYSYWKVVRLGRKSVKEYNNPAAVLYGDSKVLNKYGFCYTMFQAEKYWFGIVLIGYNLLKGIFIGLCQYSGKASALAIFIFDLVYTIYLIIQAPYLNKPTNILNYLMSVVTTINSFLFLFFSDLFGQPAPVASIMGWVFFILNAAFSFCLLIMIIAFIAFILISKNPDARFAPAKDDRTSFQRMSSVKHRSYNNKQDNQGANELLALGLAAQDHSNNWESEMYKLNNISSSSNDQKNHLTPSLEQEKFEANEVNYSENSDEIDNKPSTLGSKLKGKLSRGLSFKGNKGENKGTTDRKNTKNGKITRISDTLLDDNQENYADEEKDVINTKPLSFPKDNSTTPINQHHRHDSNISAGGFSSYSNNQPTNAKDIL